The nucleotide sequence GGGTCTTTGTCTTGCTGTCAAGATTGATGCTTTCTTGCATCCTCTGGTCTATTTTAAATTGTCAGTGACAGCTTACTAAGTCGTCCTTGGTTTCTCTATATGCAtttaatgttttttcttttcctttcagacataaaattcattttagaAAGAGTAAGGTAAATGAGCAGCCGATCAGAAAACCTACTACTTTTCCTTCCCAACAGCTGTCAATTCTTCTCTCTAGCGATTCCAATAATGACAATCTCAGAGATGAATCATGTACAATGCCATTGTCAAAGTCACTTGTAGGTGGCAGCATGAATGCTTGCAAGATAAGAGTCTTGAATTTTGTACAGACTGAGCGCATGCTTCAAGGTTTGCCATATTTCAAATAGTCCAATATCAGGCACTTATTGATGTTATTGATTCTTCCCTTGCTAATAAATCCACTTTCAACTGTCAGGAAATGCTTTCCCTATTGTTCCTAGAGCACGGACTAGAATGATCATGTCAGTGAAACCTAATGATGGAACCATAGCAATGCATTTTGGAGATATAGATGATGGTGATTTTTTGGCTGCAGAGGAGTATCTTCCTACGTTGCCAAATGCTGTGAGTTCCTGGCATGCATCTGTAAATGTCTTGTTATGCATCACAGGTTCCAATATCAATCTTCTGAGTTCTGACTATTGAATTTTAATGGATCAATgctcagattttttttttctataataatcATAGAACTATCATGttcacctagtgggattaaggattgggattcttctttttgttgttgCACCATGAAGTATCATGTATCTTCgggtttttctctctcttctgaGCTGCATCATGCATTAATGATAGAACCTAATTTTCTGGTGATGACTATTGatgtcattattattttttaaccaaAGGGCctccaaaatttttttttttctttggctcATTTGTACTGCTCCTTGGTCTGGTCCTAAAGCATTGGCTtcttacctttttctttctttttgaacTTTCCACTAATCACCTTCTTCACCTCTGGTGTTTAGTCCTTGTGTTTGCATGACAAGAAAGAGCGGTGGTTTTTTGCTTAATGGATCTTCTGTAGAACATACCCTATTGGCTCTGCTTTACTTTtggcattaaaaaaaattccttttttctttACCCAATTGCTGTTGGGATGTGTTGCAGCCCTGACCATAGATAGAGGGTGTCAATGGACACTTTCAGgattaattttgagtttttttggaagcatttaattttattctcaaaatactcttatGTTGCAATTAAATTGCCTCATGTTGTGCATGTTCCATTGCTTTGTCTTATACCTCTTAACTGTTCCTGTGACAGCATATAGCGGACTTACTTGCAACCCAATTATGCTCACTGGTATGCTCTTTCATTTCAGTTGGGATATTcagaaattatataattttaaattccGTTCCTTGACCTTGCATATGAGCTGGTGTTTTCTGGTACTGCAGATGATTGGTGCAGGGTATCATGTGGAAGATCGTACTCAACCAAAGACTATACGCATTAATCGTACTTCAAGTAATCAATCTAATGCCCCCGGGACCTCTCAGAATAGTACAGGAGTTGAGATGCAGCAATATTCAGATGCAATTTCAGGTCAGCCCTCCAATGAATTTGCAAAGCCAACCAATAGTGGTAGTGGATCTTTAACCCCAGCCCAAAATCTACCAAGCACAAGGATGCTGCCCCCTGGAAATGCTCAGGCCTTACAGAACTCGCAAGGACTCATACCTGGGGTTTCTGTGCCTGCTAGGCCTCAACAATCTGATCCACAGACATTGTTGCAGCCGCAGCCCCAGCCACAGCcacagcagcagcaacagcaaGCTCAACAGGCCTTGATGCAACAGCAGCCTTCCCAGTTCCAGAGATCATCACCTCTTATGCTCCAGACAAATCCACTCTCGCACATGAATACATTAGGGCAGAATTCCAGCCTGCCACTGGGAATGGTTAATAAATCTACTCTCCAATTCCAGCTCttacagcagcagcagcagcagccgcagcagcaacaacagcaacaacagTTGCAGAGGAGAATGATGATGGGCCTTGGAACAGCAGTAAGTTTGGGGAATATGGGCAATAGTATAATGGGGTTTAGAGGACTTAACAATGTCATGGGCATGGGGTCTCCAAGAGGGATGGGAGGAGCTGCAATTTCAGCACCAATGGGTCCAATTTCAGGTATGGGCACCGTGAGTCAGAACCCGATGAACCTGGGCCAGGCATCAAGTACAATTGGCCAGCAACTTCGTTCTGGGACACTAACTCAGGCACAAGCACAAGCTCTGAGCAAGATGAGGATGGGACAGAACAGATCAAACTTATTGGGGGGTCCTCAATCAAGTATGGGTGGGATTGTAGGAGCAAGGCAGATGCATCCAGGCTCCACTAGCCTGTCAATGTTTGACCACAGTCTAACTCGTGATATCAGTCCATTGCAGCGAACACCAATAGGGCCAATGGGCCCACCAAAGTTGATGACACGGATGAATCTTTACATGAACcctcagcagcagcagcagcagcagctacAACAGCAGCTACAGCAGCAGTTCCAGCAGCAACAGCCCCCGCAACAATTCCAGCAGCAACAGCACCCGCCACAATTCCAGCAGCCACAGCAGCAAGAAACAGCGTCACCTCTTCAAACTGTTGTTTCACCACAACAGGTGGGTTCTCCATCAACTCTGGGTATCCCACAGCAAGTGAACCAACAAAGCCAGCAGCTGCAGCAGCAAGCTAGCCCGCAGCAAATGAGCCAGAGAACTCCAATGAGCCCCCAAATGAGCTCGGGAGCCATGCATCCCTTGAGTGCCGGTAATCCAGAAGCTTGTCCTGCAAGCCCTCAGCTTAGCTCGCAGACCTTAGGCTCAGTTGGTAGTATCACTAATTCACCCATGGAGCTACAAGGCGTCAACAAGAGTAACTCTGTCAATAATGCATAATTGAAGATTAAGAGGTATGGCTTCAATTTCCctgttttaattttctatcaGCCTTGATCTGATTCTCTCCTTTAGCAGTTGTTCAGTTTCCaagagaagaagagatggaGCTGGACCAATATTACTACTGTACTAGCTAAGTGGATGAATACCTGGGTACATGTCTTGACGGGCTTGGCGAATGGCCTTCTTTGGGGGTTGCTCAGATTTTCTCTAGCTCTGCCCAGACATGAAAACAGACGAACTTGTGGCTATCCTGTTAAGTAGAACTggcatatataataatttttcctttccttttttttttttttggatagaTATAATAGTTGTTGCCACTTATCGTCTGGACCTAAGTAACCTTACCTGCATAAAGACTTAGTGATAATGAGCTGAAGGGTGCTTCTGGTTTGTATTTGCAGAAGAAGCTGAATGGTGTTTTAGCTTATTTATTAGTCAAAATGTAATGTTTTCATTTGGTATTTTGTATGGAGGCGTTGAACTTTGTAAATGTTTATTTGGTTATTTAGGTTAAGGGTGGCATTATCACTTCATGAAGGCGAGCCCTGGCACAACGGTAAGATTGGTCTAGGTCACGAGCCAATGGCAGGAAACAGCTTCTTTGCTAAGCAAAGATAAGATTGTGTACAATTGACCCTTCTCAGAGTCGCCCACAATGTGGGAGTCTCGTGTACTAGGTTAACCTTTTTTATGATATCAGCATTGTAATACTATCAGTTGTTAGAGATacgtaaagaagaagaatggtaCTCTAAATTTGTAACGTTACCAACTCTTGGAGAGACAAGTGCACAAGTTAGTGGAAATATCACAGCAAGaagcaaaaacaagaaaaagctTATTGTAGTTTGCTTAAAgggattttctttatttcaaagAGGTCTATGGCTTTATGCTCCTCAACGTTATCTTCTGCTCAAACATTATGATGAAAATTACCCCAGAACAATCTCTTGTACACCAAATTCATATCATGATCATCACAGGACTGTGTACCAGCCGAACGTATCCATGCTAAACAAAATCAGTACACGCCGGAGAAAAGAAGGGAACAACAACAGGAGAAAAACCCGACGAGGGTTGTTATTCAATGCAATGATGGTTCACGATCTGCAGGGCAGTAGTCGCTTCCAAATCATCGATCTCTAGATCTGTTGGGATGCTTGCAACTAGAGCCTACAGTTGAGAGCGCCGACTTGGTCTACCCTCACACGGCTTCTGGTGACATCCCTCAGAGTAGGGCAACCAGAGAGCGCCATGGTGAGCTCAAGCTCATCTTTCAGCATTTCAATGACTCGTCGCACCCCATACTCTCCCTTTGCTGCCAGTCCATAGACCACTGGCCTTCCAACCTGCAGTGCGTAGAAGAGCAACTAATAACATGCACGCCAAGAAGTTACAAACAAGAACCTTACAAAAGATTAAGCCCatacataaaaataacatttctggCGAGCTGGAGTTCATGTGTAACTGAACCCATGTAGTGAGATGAAGGCTTGTTACTGTTGTCGTTTTTCTTTATTCTCACCACACGGTTCAATCTTAATTCCAAGGTTTTCTACTAGCTTTTCATTGAACGGTAATCAATCAAAATGAATCACACAGTAAATGATGGCAACAGTTTATCTGAAAGGTTCTGAAAAGACAATAATGGTGCATGAAGTTCCAGTAAAACGCAATGCAAAGAAACAGCTTCAAAGGTTTAAGTTGAGAGATTACCATAACAGCTTGTGCCCCAAGAGCTAATGCCTTGAAAATATCTGTACCACGCCTCACTCCTCCATCAAAGAGAACAGGAATTCTCCCTCCGACAGCACCAACTACCTGCAAACCACATTGTTATGCTCGGACTACCATAAGACTTAAGGtcaaatatatgagaaaacaaggTTTTGATGTGCAAAATACTTTGGTAGAGAACTATATATACCATGTTTTAAGACAAATATCCAAACATTGAAACATGTTATATCGTGTTTCAGTACTTCAACATGGAAGCAAAATTTAGCAAGTCTACAAAGGATCAGGAACTTCTAAACATGGTACAAATCTCACCCATATTCCATTTCCTGGCTTTTGTAGGACTAGACTAGTACATGATATTGCTACTATGAAATAATCAACAGAGATTTGAGAGAGTAATAGTGGCTGCATCCAAAAAACGAGGGAGCATATATACATGGGGATTAAATTGTTTGCATATCTGCATCCAAAAAATGTCTgtgtaaaaaaagaaatgacCTCTTCCAAAACAGTAATGGTGGCTGGAGAATAATCTAGCTGACGACCTCCATGATTAGAGACAATAATCCCAGCAACCCCCATTTGCATAGCTTTTGTTGCTGCCAATAGGAGCATAACAAACCATTAGAAAATTTGGTTTGTTCCAGTAAACACAAGGACAAAACAAGAGATCTTTAAAACTAAACGACACAAGAAAGAATTAAATGCATTTGCTGATGCTTACATAAAGATATATAGCCCCTAGGGGTCCTACATAGCTTTTTTTTTGGCTTGGCTGAGAAGTCCTATATAGCCATTACTTATAATAATAAAGCTTCAAAGAACAAATGTTTTCCCGATGAATGGTTTTTGTTTTATGGCTATCTCTGCTGATACATAGAAGTGGATGAAAACTTCTGAATGGTTTTTAATTCCTCTGATGCTATtctcaaattaataaattagcaagaaaataaaatcagaTACACTAAGGACATAGAATTTACCATCCTCAGCAGTTAGCACTCCTTTGATTAAAATGGGCAAGCTCGTAATAGACCTCAACCACTCTATGTCCTGCAAGGTGTTAAGTGAGCTGGAGTTTGATTTATGTAATCAAGTCATCTTATGACCTGGATGATTTTGGTATTCACTATTTAAAACAACGTTTTCAGATGTGCAAATAAATTGCTTTTTTGCACCATGTAGCTTCCTGACCTGTCAACCGTGTGAAGTTGTGACACCCAATGGCCTAAACCACTCTTATCATGGTATATCCTTGTATGAGTGATGTATAATTAATAGAGCTTCCCAGCCTATACTTCCAAACCATGAAAAATTTTGCCCTGAAGTAAAAAATTGCATCCCCATTGTTTTTCTGTGAGGGTCCTATTTGAACGCACTATTTCCtcattgcttcttcttctcccccctccccccaataACTTGAACTCATGACTTTTTGGTTCACAAAGGAGCAAActtaccattgctaccaaggTTCGACCTCGTATTGAATTATCAGGTAGTAATAACATGTATATCATTCCCTCATACCTGCCAACACAGAGAAGAATCATGCATGCGTGATGCAAAAGCTTCAAGGTCTGAACCCTTACCCTGCAAAGTGTTCAAAAAATTTGTATGatctcaaaattaacaaattttatgTGCCAATTTACTTATTTTAGCAACACAACTATGACACATGCTTAAGTACTGCTGTCCAGCAGCAGAAGACTACAAAAACCTGCAACAATAAAGCAAGATAAGAAAAGCCATATGCTTCTATTATCTGAAACTGCACAATTTGTTCAGCCTACTACAAACCTATATCTGCAGATAGATGGACAATCAATTATGATCAATAACTACTGGGCCTTTGAAGACTGGGGCTAGGAGGATAAATTACATGGGCATGCGCACATACACACACAATGATGGTTAAGTAGGTATTCAGGTTCAATATAGAGCCAAGCCTTCTGGTATTACACACACATTGTTGGCTAAGAAGACATCACTCTGATAGGTCCGCCTAATCATCCAACTATTGACATTCATATGGaagttgtttaattttatgatcCAACTATCAACTACACATTGGCCATGCACACACATGACATTCACATGGaagttgtttaattttatgatatcAACTAATCACAAGGAGCAGAGAAACATATATCATGCATTAGGATAACTCAAGGAGCAAACTTGTGCATTGTTTTTCAGAATCTTGATGTATTTACTGGGAACAAAACAAGAATTTTCTACG is from Diospyros lotus cultivar Yz01 chromosome 2, ASM1463336v1, whole genome shotgun sequence and encodes:
- the LOC127793901 gene encoding protein PHYTOCHROME-DEPENDENT LATE-FLOWERING isoform X4 translates to MGVSFKVSRIGKRFQPKPVLSETAEEEEVLADADVPQEGGRGPGKIESATSTAKKIEADATREDEAAAISENEVSFILNVFPDGYSIGKPSEAALQDIPKFLHPYDRASESLFSAIESGRMPGDILDDIPCKYVNGTIVCEEVESRILKALQPRLYLDPTPNLDRLCEDPVPTKLNLDLCSLRRKRRRQLQEFSVTNSNSNQVKKVCTDRVPESSNCRLGDAGPLPGHVMPQHVHENLTAQNVSSSHVLQQRGKNFVPDASITALPLVSHQSKYQMGLGPVSDAPGAPPSGQDMMVTYTDNMNSNIASHNTRENQDGLMSPLLNKRPRLTSAGPDSNQQQLMGPHMDSLHGTDPHWKNPLLQHQSIGRGLQYGSAGVAKYPQQIVEGSLNQEVGATQFTMAQQRMGYTKEEPVDSERLDKQEFNQNRNEMHIAEAERNHIALHQSRPQQRLPQHAFVRSNFSQSTWNGLGQPLENNSRKEDQFSKRKSVQSPRVSAGGLPQSPLSSKSGEFSSGSVGHQFGPVSALGSSQKEKSAGTSLPAVGGTTSLTSSANDSMQRQHQTQLPAKRRSNSLPKTPVMSGVGSPASVSNMSVPLNASSSPVGTPPLLDPMMLDRFSKLERVAARHKIHFRKSKVNEQPIRKPTTFPSQQLSILLSSDSNNDNLRDESCTMPLSKSLVGGSMNACKIRVLNFVQTERMLQGNAFPIVPRARTRMIMSVKPNDGTIAMHFGDIDDGDFLAAEEYLPTLPNAHIADLLATQLCSLMIGAGYHVEDRTQPKTIRINRTSSNQSNAPGTSQNSTGVEMQQYSDAISGQPSNEFAKPTNSGSGSLTPAQNLPSTRMLPPGNAQALQNSQGLIPGVSVPARPQQSDPQTLLQPQPQPQPQQQQQQAQQALMQQQPSQFQRSSPLMLQTNPLSHMNTLGQNSSLPLGMVNKSTLQFQLLQQQQQQPQQQQQQQQLQRRMMMGLGTAVSLGNMGNSIMGFRGLNNVMGMGSPRGMGGAAISAPMGPISGMGTVSQNPMNLGQASSTIGQQLRSGTLTQAQAQALSKMRMGQNRSNLLGGPQSSMGGIVGARQMHPGSTSLSMFDHSLTRDISPLQRTPIGPMGPPKLMTRMNLYMNPQQQQQQQLQQQLQQQFQQQQPPQQFQQQQHPPQFQQPQQQETASPLQTVVSPQQVGSPSTLGIPQQVNQQSQQLQQQASPQQMSQRTPMSPQMSSGAMHPLSAGNPEACPASPQLSSQTLGSVGSITNSPMELQGVNKSNSVNNA